One window from the genome of Oryctolagus cuniculus chromosome 1, mOryCun1.1, whole genome shotgun sequence encodes:
- the LOC100343539 gene encoding olfactory receptor 8U3-like, giving the protein MAERNNTKVTEFILLGFSVARDIEIVLFLLILAIYTLTLVGNVGMISLIRLDSRLHTPMYFFLSNLAFVDLCYSSSIAPKFLEILLTRHRSISFYACATQLGFFLNFLISEMVLLAVMAYDRYVAICNPLLYMVVMSPKVCMQLVLGPYLYSFSVALLHTIVTFQLIYCGPNIINHFYCDDVPLMALACSDTSLKEILIFIFAGFNMISSLTTVLISYVYIVAAILRIQSAEGRCKAFSTCASHLTAVTIFYGTLIFMYLQPKSNHSLDTDKMASVFYTIVIPMLNPMIYSLRNQEVKNALRKAIEKGYNLPLKHFKKGIS; this is encoded by the coding sequence ATGGCTGAAAGGAATAACACAAAGGTGACAGAATTCATTCTTTTGGGCTTTTCCGTTGCTAGAGATATTGAAATTGTTCTCTTTCTGCTCATTTTAGCCATATATACTCTAACTTTGGTGGGGAATGTTGGGATGATTTCATTAATCCGCTTGGATTCCCGGCTTCACACACCCATGTACTTTTTCCTCAGTAACCTGGCGTTCGTAGACCTTTGCTACTCCTCATCAATAGCCCCCAAGTTCCTGGAGATTCTCTTGACCAGACACAGATCTATATCTTTCTACGCATGTGCAACGCAGCTgggttttttcttaaatttcttgatTTCAGAGATGGTACTCCTTGCAGTAATGGCTTATGATCGCTATGTGGCCATTTGCAATCCACTTCTCTACATGGTGGTTATGTCTCCAAAGGTGTGTATGCAGCTGGTATTGGGCCCCTACTTATACAGCTTTTCTGTTGCATTGCTCCATACAATAGTTACTTTCCAACTGATATATTGTGGCCCCAATATAATCAATCACTTCTATTGTGATGATGTCCCCTTGATGGCCCTTGCCTGCTCAGATACCAGCCTCAAAGAGATTCTGATATTTATCTTTGCTGGATTCAACATGATAAGTTCTTTGACCACTGTTCTTATTTCTTATGTATACATCGTGGCTGCCATCTTGAGAATACAGTCGGCAGAAGGGAGATGCAAAGCTTTCTCAACTTGTGCCTCTCATCTGACAGCTGTGACCATATTCTATGGGACTCTGATCTTCATGTACCTTCAGCCAAAATCAAACCATTCCCTCGACACAGACAAAATGGCCTCAGTGTTCTACACAATAGTCATCCCCATGCTCAACCCTATGATCTACAGCTTGAGAAATCAGGAGGTAAAGAATGCCTTGAGGAAAGCCATTGAAAAAGGTTACAACCTGCCtctaaaacactttaaaaaaggaatttccTGA
- the LOC100343786 gene encoding olfactory receptor 5M9-like, with product MPNYTDVTEFILVGLTRRQELRLLLFVVFLVVYMITLFGNVGMIILISISPQLQSPMYFFLSHLSFVDVWLSSNVTPKMLENLLSETKTISYAGCLVQCYFFIALAHVEVYILAVMAFDRYMAICNPLLYSSKMTKTVCVRLISVPYIYGFSVSLMCTLWTYGLYFCGNFEINHFYCADPPLIKIACGGVRIKEYTMMVIAGINLTYSLSVVLVSYTLIVVAVLRMHSAAGRRKAFSTCGTHLTAVTIFYGTLIFMYLRRPTEESVEQGKMVAAFYTTVIPMLNPMIYSLRNKDVKEAVNKAITKANLRQ from the coding sequence atgccAAATTACACGGATGTAACAGAATTTATTCTTGTGGGGTTGACCAGGCGTCAGGAGCTCCGGCTTCTCTTGTTTGTGGTGTTCCTGGTAGTTTACATGATCACTCTGTTTGGGAATGTTGGTATGATCATTTTAATAAGTATCAGTCCCCAGCTTCAGAGCCCCATGTACTTTTTCCTGAGCCACTTGTCTTTTGTGGATGTGTGGCTCTCTTCCAATGTTACCCCCAAAATGCTGGAAAACTTATTGTCAGAAACAAAAACCATTTCCTATGcggggtgtttggtgcagtgttaTTTCTTCATCGCCCTTGCTCACGTAGAGGTCTATATCTTAGCAGTGATGGCCTTTGATCGCTACATGGCCATCTGCAACCCATTGCTTTACAGCAGTAAAATGACCAAGACAGTGTGTGTGCGGCTCATTTCTGTGCCTTACATCTATGGATTCTCTGTGAGTTTAATGTGTACTCTATGGACTTATGGGTTGTATTTCTGCGGGAACTTTGAAATCAACCACTTCTATTGTGCAGATCCCCCTCTCATCAAGATCGCCTGTGGAGGAGTGCGCATCAAAGAATACACAATGATGGTCATTGCTGGAATTAATTTAACGTATTCTCTCTCAGTGGTCCTTGTCTCCTACACCCTCATTGTAGTAGCTGTGCTGCGCATGCACTCTGCTGCTGGGAGAAGGAAGGCATTTTCCACCTGCGGGACCCACTTGACTGCTGTTACAATATTTTATGGTACCCTCATATTCATGTATCTCCGGCGGCCCACGGAGGAGTCGGTGGAGCAGGGAAAGATGGTGGCTGCATTTTATACCACTGTGATCCCCATGCTGAATCCCAtgatctacagcctgaggaacaaggATGTGAAAGAAGCAGTCAACAAAGCAATTACCAAGGCAAACTTAAGGCAGTAA